The following coding sequences are from one Virgibacillus necropolis window:
- the icmF gene encoding fused isobutyryl-CoA mutase/GTPase IcmF, giving the protein MEQVQVYKATNPVRFVTASSLYDGHDASINIMRRILQASGAEVIHLGHNRSVEDVVHAAIQEDAQGIAISSYQGGHVEYFKYMVDLLKENHADHIKVYGGGGGTIIPREIKELHEYGVDWIFSPEDGRKYGLQGMINRMLEQCDYIPPIDVEKDQDQLVKGNRQAMARFITYMENNEVDASAKQKVLQSLQKKTTKATPVLGITGTGGAGKSSLTDELIRRYINEIPDKKIAVISIDPTKKKTGGALLGDRIRMNAIFTDRVYMRSLATRDSRSELSKAIQDVIDVIRASGYDFIIIETSGIGQGDAAITEITDLSMYVMTAEFGAPSQLEKIDMIDFADFIVINKFEQKGSEDALNQVRKQYERSHMLFHQDQTKFPVFGTIASQFNDAGTNALFASLIDTLNERYDWSDEIGFDRNIIAEKQNMIITNERRHYLREIGTHIRNYHDNTEKQSNIARKLYQLHGVKETIDDKHVASTIDQTIEAYEEKLDSNAKKMLAKWDETKESYAQDTMTFSVRDKEINMDISTESLSGLKIPKVAFPTFKDWGERLTWLMKENVPGSFPFTAGVFPFKRKGEDPTRQFAGEGTPERTNRRFHYLAKDGDAKRLSTAFDSVTLYGEDPAPRPDIYGKVGESGVNICTLDDMKKLYDGFDLINPMTSVSMTINGPAPIILAMFFNTAIDQQVDKFVKENNRKPSEEEYVKLKDETLAVVRGTVQADILKEDQGQNTCIFSTEFALRMMGDIQQYFIDKEVRNYYSVSISGYHIAEAGANPITQLAFTLANGFTYVEYYLSRGMDINKFAPNLSFFFSNGLDPEYTVIGRVARRIWAITMREKYGANERSQKLKYHVQTSGRSLHAQEIDFNDIRTSLQALLAIQDNCNSLHTNSYDEAITTPTEESVRRAMAIQMIINKEFGLTKNENSLQGSFIVDELTDLVEEAVLQEFEKMNDRGGVLGAMERQYQRGKIQEESLYYEGKKHSGELPIVGVNTYLNRTPPTDDQIDSMELARASQEEKQHQINEVYKFQKTNEAHNEAALTRLKEVAANDGNIFVELMETVKVASLGQITNALYEVGGQYRRNM; this is encoded by the coding sequence ATGGAACAAGTACAGGTTTATAAAGCAACAAACCCTGTTCGATTTGTAACGGCATCAAGTTTGTATGATGGACATGATGCATCCATAAACATTATGCGTAGAATTTTACAAGCGAGCGGAGCAGAGGTTATTCACTTAGGGCACAACCGTTCTGTGGAAGACGTTGTTCATGCGGCAATTCAAGAGGATGCACAAGGTATCGCAATTTCATCGTACCAAGGTGGTCACGTTGAATATTTTAAATACATGGTTGATTTATTAAAAGAAAATCATGCTGATCACATAAAAGTATATGGTGGGGGTGGGGGCACAATTATCCCGCGTGAAATTAAGGAATTGCACGAATATGGAGTAGACTGGATATTTTCCCCAGAAGATGGTCGTAAATATGGTCTTCAGGGTATGATTAATCGCATGCTAGAACAATGTGATTATATCCCGCCAATCGACGTAGAAAAGGATCAAGATCAGCTAGTAAAAGGTAACCGTCAGGCAATGGCGCGTTTTATCACCTATATGGAAAACAACGAAGTAGACGCGTCGGCAAAACAAAAGGTTTTACAGTCACTTCAAAAGAAAACAACTAAAGCAACTCCAGTACTAGGGATCACAGGTACAGGTGGGGCTGGAAAAAGTTCATTGACCGATGAATTGATTCGTCGCTATATAAATGAAATTCCAGATAAAAAAATTGCAGTAATTTCAATTGATCCTACAAAAAAGAAAACCGGTGGTGCGCTACTAGGCGACCGCATCCGTATGAATGCTATTTTTACAGACCGTGTTTACATGCGCTCTCTCGCAACGCGTGATTCAAGGAGCGAGCTATCAAAAGCGATTCAAGATGTTATCGATGTAATACGTGCATCTGGTTATGATTTTATTATTATTGAAACAAGTGGAATTGGGCAGGGTGACGCCGCGATTACCGAGATCACGGATTTATCGATGTACGTGATGACAGCTGAGTTTGGGGCACCATCACAGCTTGAAAAGATTGACATGATTGATTTTGCTGACTTTATTGTTATTAATAAATTTGAACAAAAAGGTTCTGAAGATGCATTAAATCAAGTTCGTAAACAATATGAACGTAGCCATATGTTGTTCCATCAGGATCAAACGAAGTTCCCGGTATTTGGAACAATCGCAAGCCAATTCAATGACGCAGGGACAAACGCGCTTTTTGCATCGCTCATTGATACGTTGAATGAAAGGTACGATTGGAGCGATGAGATCGGATTTGACCGTAACATTATTGCAGAAAAACAAAACATGATCATCACGAATGAGCGTCGTCACTATTTACGTGAGATTGGCACACATATCCGTAATTATCACGATAACACTGAAAAGCAAAGTAATATTGCCCGCAAGCTCTACCAGCTTCATGGTGTAAAAGAGACCATTGATGATAAGCATGTCGCGAGCACAATTGATCAAACAATCGAAGCATACGAGGAAAAACTTGATTCGAACGCTAAAAAAATGCTAGCTAAATGGGATGAAACGAAAGAAAGCTATGCGCAAGACACCATGACATTTTCCGTGCGGGATAAAGAGATTAACATGGATATCTCGACCGAATCACTTTCAGGACTAAAAATACCAAAAGTTGCATTCCCAACATTTAAAGACTGGGGCGAGCGCTTAACATGGTTGATGAAGGAAAATGTACCAGGATCATTCCCATTTACTGCTGGAGTATTTCCATTTAAACGTAAAGGTGAGGATCCTACTCGACAATTTGCTGGTGAAGGGACACCTGAACGTACGAATCGTCGCTTCCATTATCTAGCAAAAGATGGCGATGCAAAACGTCTTTCAACTGCGTTTGATTCTGTAACACTTTATGGTGAAGACCCAGCTCCACGCCCAGATATTTACGGGAAAGTTGGCGAAAGTGGTGTAAATATTTGTACACTGGATGACATGAAAAAGCTTTATGATGGCTTTGACTTAATTAATCCAATGACATCTGTTTCCATGACAATTAATGGCCCAGCACCAATTATCCTAGCAATGTTTTTCAACACAGCAATCGATCAACAGGTTGATAAATTTGTAAAAGAAAATAACCGTAAGCCAAGCGAAGAAGAATATGTAAAACTAAAAGATGAAACACTTGCAGTAGTACGTGGTACCGTGCAAGCAGATATTTTAAAAGAGGATCAAGGTCAAAATACGTGTATCTTCTCAACAGAGTTTGCATTACGAATGATGGGTGATATTCAACAATACTTCATCGACAAAGAAGTACGTAACTACTATTCAGTGTCTATTTCGGGCTATCATATTGCGGAAGCGGGAGCAAATCCAATCACGCAATTGGCATTCACATTAGCTAATGGTTTCACGTATGTGGAGTACTACTTGAGTAGAGGAATGGACATCAACAAATTTGCACCAAACCTATCATTCTTTTTCTCAAATGGACTTGATCCAGAATACACGGTAATTGGAAGAGTGGCTCGTCGTATATGGGCAATTACCATGCGGGAAAAATATGGTGCAAACGAAAGAAGCCAAAAGCTGAAGTATCATGTTCAAACATCAGGACGTTCACTGCACGCACAGGAAATTGACTTTAATGATATCCGTACATCTCTGCAAGCCTTACTTGCGATACAAGATAACTGTAATTCCTTGCACACCAATTCATATGATGAAGCAATCACAACACCGACAGAAGAGTCAGTCCGTCGTGCAATGGCAATTCAAATGATTATTAATAAAGAATTTGGTTTGACAAAAAATGAGAATTCCTTACAAGGGTCATTTATTGTCGATGAATTAACAGATCTTGTCGAAGAAGCAGTTTTGCAGGAATTTGAAAAAATGAACGATCGTGGTGGCGTGCTTGGTGCAATGGAACGTCAATATCAACGCGGAAAAATTCAAGAAGAATCACTTTACTATGAAGGAAAAAAACATTCCGGTGAATTACCAATTGTTGGGGTTAACACGTACCTGAACCGAACCCCACCTACAGATGATCAAATTGACTCAATGGAACTTGCTCGTGCATCACAGGAAGAAAAGCAGCATCAAATTAACGAAGTATACAAATTCCAGAAGACCAATGAAGCACATAACGAAGCAGCACTCACACGGCTTAAAGAAGTGGCCGCAAATGATGGAAATATCTTTGTAGAATTAATGGAAACAGTAAAA